CAGGACATTAATAGATATACTAAACATCCAAGTAAATTCATCTTTTATTCATAAAAGTGCTGTGTACCTGAACATCATCATTGAGTTGACTGGCCTAAGAGAAACTCTGAGCAACTGAAGCATATCACAGAGAAGTAACCCTAAAAAATTCATATGACAGACTCTAAAAATCTCAGCTTACATAACTTCGCACATTTTTCGCCAGGTGATCATATGGTGCTGAATGTGTTCTTGAAATTTCAAGTACATACTTAAAACCTCTATTAAATTGATGATAAGTGCTTTCTTAGGTAATACAATACGGAGGTAGAAGATTAAAAACAAGAGTCCTCCCGGCATTTAAAACTTATGTTAGAAGGCTATATGTGGGGGGATTTTTCACTTTGGGTTTTTGCAGGTTCCCGTAAAATGGAATTTAAGGGAAGTTCCTGGCATGAATCCTGTTTTGTTTGCCAGTATTGCCGGCAACCATTGGGAACAAAACCATTGATCACCAAAGACAATGAGAATTACTGCGTGCCCTGTTTTGAGAAGCAATTTGCTCACCATTGCTACTCCTGCAAAAAGGTAATTGAATGTACAGAGGAAAAATTGCCCTAACGAGGCAATACTGCTCAtggggggaaggggctggatCATGCAAAATGTCTGGTGAACCAGGAGTAAGAGGGGAATCTTCCTTTTAGCATCAGGCACAGAAAGGCAGCTGTGACAGTGTCTGCTGTCCCCTTGTAGTTAGTATTATTATAAGCCTGATgttgtttgaaataaatttaCTGACCAAAACAGATACTTTAGGATTCTTTTGTTATTGATTGCAATTTTTAACAAAGGTtgaatttttcattgaaatttaTGTAAAACTCTTCTTTCCTGATAGTGTCTGATTCTGCCTTTATAAACATGCCTCCCTTTCCAACATTTTTCAGATATATTCACATGCATAATAAGTCGCCTAAGCTGAGCAAAGCATTCACAGTCTTGcctgtttttctcttgaaatgCATCAGGCAGTAAACAGATTAAGTAGTATTCAATTGTGATAATACTAGTCAAGAGTTCCACTGTTTCAATACATGATGATTCCCCTGTGGGTACCAGAAAGCTTGATTTCaaatgagtttttcttttttcccccaaatacaaataaatcaaTTCCTCCCtcattttctcatgttttaaaattgtctcTGGTTGATGAAAACACTCGAACTATCACATTATTctagaatcatcatagaatcaatGAATACCTCAAGGATCATTTGATCCAAACTTTCTTGGCAAAAAGTGCGATACTGTTCTCTAGGGAAATGTTTTAAGCTGCTTTTTATGGCAGAATTTAACTTATTCTTTAGTACCTGTATCACtctggaattaaaaagaaaaaaatcactttaccAAATAACTTATAATTTCTAACCCTATTTAATGTTTATCTGTAAACCTCTACCTCTtacaaaagcttttaatttaatgaaaatctgctgcttggtttttttcttcagtagaaaaaaagtactttagAAAGTACATTTATATATTCCATGTCTCTACATCTAGCCTTTAATTTGCATTAAGTGATCACATGGCAAATATAGTAATTCTGTTCTCTGTAAGAGGAATTGAGGTTAGTAGCACTTATGTGAAATAATCAGGATTTGCTGCTTAAAAATTCTAGTAATGCAAAGATTCCCCCTATATaatagctaaaataattttactacTTAAACTTGTATCAGTTCCCATAAATAAGAATTGAGCCTAAAGAGATTAAATTGCCAAACTGGAGTCTTGAATTTTGTGCCATAAATTTTgagattttaatggaaaagcaaatgagagTTAGAAGTAGCCCAATACTGGAATGCTAAGGCAATCAGGatctatttaaattttttattgctTGACATTGCCCAGTATTATTCTTTATTCCCCTGAAACTGTATTCCCCAGGGAAACCTGATGGTGTGAATATTTTtacaattaattttctccaaCTTTTTCTCCTGCTATTCCAACtgtattcattcattcattcattcattcattcattcatttatttactgtCGTGCATATGATTTGACAGTAGAAACACTATCTTACAGCTCATCTTTATCTCTACAGAAATTTCTCTATACAGTCTCTTGCAAATTCTCTGAAACCAGCTCTTTACCACATATATGGAAACCATAGAGCAACTGGAAATTTCCCTCTTCAGAAATAGCCAGTGGAGAGCTGTGAGTGAGTAGCAGGGAATGAGAAGTTTGATGACACTGataaacacctttttttctttttttgacagtACAGATCTTCTTTCTGTCTCACTTCTGCTTCTTTATTGTCTCTTTCTTCCTacttaaaatactgtttcagtTGTGAGGCAGCAAAATGCCAGTTCCAGTTGGAGATTAGCCATAATCTCAGCATCGGTTCTCTCATCCACTGTGCATCACTGAGAACTGCTCTTCAGAGAGCATGCTTGATGCTAAGCCTTTATCCACACATGTAACAAAAACATAACAAGCTAGCCTGTGTATTACAAACCATGAGGTTACCCTGTGAtagaaaatggaggaaaacaaaccagTGGCATGTTCAGCTCAACTGCAGTTAGTCAAGTTGATATTCCAGATGAAAAACTGTTGACGCGACCACAGTCTCTTCTCTTGTGCatatgggaaaacaaaaaacaagtgGAAAGACTTGTGAAGGACTGGATAATCCTTCAGGATTCACACCTTTGTTTCGTTGCTCTGTCCTTTTTGTCAATACATTAGGTAATAACTTCTGGGGGAGTGACCTACCATGACCAGCCTTGGCATAAAGAATGCTTTGTGTGTGCTGGGTGTAAAACCCAGCTGTCTGGACAAAGGTTTATTTCCAAAGATGAGTATCCATACTGTGTAGACTGTTTCAGCAAATTGTATGCTAAGAAGTGTTCTGCCTGCAAGAAACCTGTTACAGGTGAGTCTCATCTTCTAGAAGGGACAAGACACTGATGAACCATCAATCTTCCCTCAAATCAGATCTttacttcagaaaacagcattaaaaaagtcCCATTATAATGAAAGACCAAGGGAGTTAACTACTAGAGAGACCTCTCCGTCACATGTAACATGTCTTGCTAGGACATACTGATCACGTGTGTTCCCTGACTGCTGAGTTGTTTTATGTGCTGAAAGGAGTCCTTCCATTGTTTGCTTTAGTGCTTTCTGCACTAAAATTCATCcctaaaaaaatatgaaagggTACTTTTTGGCTCTTCCCAGGACAGTACACACAAGTCCCTCAAGCCTGtaatttagaatcatagaatcgtttaggttggaaaagacctttaagatcatcaagcccaacCTAACACTGACatgtccaccactaaaccatgcaCTGTGAGTTTCATTAAGAGCCataggaaagcagaaagcagatcTGCTTGCTAAATGATACAAGCTTTTAGGTTAAAATCTGAAGAGCAAATTGCAATGAtagaaacatgaaagaaatttcttcagctttgtttttaaatggaaatatgaTCAAATTGAACATGAATTAACTCCCTACTGGTAAGGCACACCTGTCAAATTAGAAAGCTTGCCAAATGCAACAAAGCTCTATTGCACACATCTTTGTGTACTTTGATGATTTATAATTAGACATATAGGTCATAGTCTATGATAGCTGAAGTTTTCTGAGAGCATTTGCTAGTGTTCTGCATTGTAATTCTATTGTGTGTGGATGCAACTGTTGAAGAGTACTGCCTGATTGTTACAGGTATATGCTACTTATATAAGTGGACAAAGATAATGATGAATACCCAATAAAGGGgcatgatgtaaaaaaaaaacaaaaccccaaccaaaaaccaacaaacaaacaaaaaaaaccccaaccaaaatcaaacaaaaaaccccactgatgttttatttcagatactCATGCTAGGAACTCCATGATCTGGTAATTTCCCAAATATTCAATCTTGTAGAAACTGTAACTATAGCTAAGTAACAATCCTGTAGAAACTATAACTATATATGtggaaatataattaaatttcACTCACTGAAGTATAGAAACTATATGTATCTGCACGctgcaaataattttcatgaGTTTGTTGGGAAGATCAGCAAACCTGAGTGGATATATTGATAAACCCACTCTGTTCAGAGATCATAATGGGACATGACAAGCAACTTGTAgctttgcttaaaatatttctcagtgtatttaatttaaaactttggggtttttttttttcaattcagcCAACAAAGGATATTTCTGACTATGGATTTTTGTTCATTAGTTTTCTATATGAATGACAACTTGATCACACATCAGAAAACAATATCTGTTGCATTTCTGAACCATGTCCAGAAATACTGAATTCACATCTTCTTTCCCATAATCTCTTTCAGCTCTTGGAGGTGCCAAATTTGTCTCATTTGAAGACCGCCAGTGGCATGGGGAATGCTTTAACTGTGCAAAATGCTCTGTCTCATTGGTGGGCCAAGGATTCCTGACTCAGCAGGATGATGTCCTTTGTCATGAATGTGGCTCTGCTTCATAGTTCTGTGGAGAGCTGTACAGCTGCATTATTCTCGCTCTGTAATGATCTACTTCATTACTCTGCAGTAAGAAAATCATCTAAAAGGTATAACAGGCATTTAGTTATTTAAGTAACTTTCCAACAGCAGTTTAATTCTATCATAGTTCTCAACTGCTtgtaaaaaaattgaaacagcCCCTTACTAgttaagaaaataatgcagaaaagatttgtatatattttaaatctaaCTACACTATGTTTCTCCTTGTAACACACTGCACTCTGCTGTTAGAAGcttaaaaatttacatttcatcTCCCATGTACCAAGGAGGATTGTGAAAAGTCTCTGTGGCGTATGACTAAAGATGAGACATTAGCAGTGCTTCACAGACCTTAGTGTGGAAAGCTGGGCATGTACATAATATTGATGGGAACACCTTATAAATATCAACTCCCTTCAtactttgggggaaaaaaaaggtgctgaaAAAAGCAGGCAGAAGGTAGGAGAGGGTACTTTTACACAAAGGACCACCTAGTCAGAGAGGTCCATTCCAGGGccaaataaaggggaaaaaaatgtcattatcCTCTCCTTACTGAGATTGCTCCTCAGAAACATAGTCTTTAGTCATCCAAAAAACTGTGTGACAGGTCCTTTTCCAAAATTGGTCACGTGTACTTAATTTTTCAGGCACAACTGCTTTAGAGCATAAATAAACCCATATTTTGAGCTACTGTAAGAGGTGAGGATTGCCCAAGATTGGATAGTGCTGATGTACACTTTCCCATAGCTAATATGCCTTAAGACTCTGTGTCCATTGTCTTCACTAGACCTTCAAATACATgcataaaacatatatttttttgttagtaGGCACAAGAACCAGCTGAAACTTGTCCCTTTAACCTTGTACTTCTCCTCCCTTCAAAAACGATTTGCCAGCAATCAAAACCCTGTTAATGGCCTTACCATTTCCACCCTGCTAGGCCTTTGATTCACAGTCTGTCCCTTCTCTTGTAAATGTCTGCTTGTCTATAGCAAGCTATTCAGAACCAGTATCTGATTCATTTTGCCATGTGCCGCATGCATTTTCTAATATTATGTCAAGAACTGGCAATGTCATTGCAAGCTAGGCAGTCCTCGCTTGTAGTACAAAGTATTAGTTTCTAGGTAGCTGGCTTTGAGAAGGTTATGTCTGCTCGCTGAGCTTCAGCGCTCAAGTGTTTGTTATTAAAGGCCATCTAGAGCTGAGTTACAagcatttctcttcttccttcttctcttccataCTGTATGTTACAGTGGCCTGATTCACGTTACAGTGTCTGTACTGGGCTGTGGTGAAAAATGCAGTGATATTAAGGATGGCAGATTCTGCACTGCTTGGCACTGTTTCAGTCCTCATCTCGCACGTCTTTTAAGTTGTACACTCTCCTGTAGACTCTGACCTTCAGTGCATAGTTATTTGGCTGACTTGAGTGGGCTTTATTCATACTGAAGCTAGCCATTACTTTAGGTAGAGaagtgaaaaaaggagaaaagaaaaataaaagaatgtgTGCGAAAAGCTAAGCCAGAGCTGAATTGCAGTGGCATGAAATCAATATGGATAATGACTGACCAACAAGTACATAGCAGTCTGTTTTCCAGTCAATAAAATATTGATCTTTTGCTTTACatggtgttcatttttgtttttcagtttcttctttcatgGCAGGTTTTATTGCAGTCTGGAGTTTGATTAGTTTATGCCTTTTCATTTTACCCCAGCTGcctccttttctattttcacatttcacatGGCTGATACAGGTTCTTGGTAAGACTTGGATTCCCATAAATAGAAATATGTTTCATTgccttaaatatatatatatctctacACGCACACATATAGTGGTTCACAGTTATgtatgatgttttaaaaatgtgcacCGAGTTATCAGAAACTAGTCCATTAGTAAATGTTAATTGtctaaaatttttaaatgaaaatgatgaATCATGAGATGCAGGTTTGTCTGTGGGGCAtaccttttgtttgttttgtgtgaaATAACATCAACAAATTGCAAGAATGGGGTTTGGGCCATTTATTCGGTCTTGTCTGAACAATCTTCCAGCTTAATTACAAACTGACATAAGAATTACCAGGCAGAGTCCTAAGATATGAGAGAGTCACAGGTCAGACACACTGATCATGATAATCCAAATCTTCAAGCCTTAACatttaggaaaatgaaattcttcTCTGACTCATCaactaattatatttttagaaataccaactgaattatttatttctcctgcagTAAATACACTACGGTTAAATCTGAAACTGAACATTTTCACTTCAGAgtaataataagaaataaatgtgaCTGCTATAAATAGTTTGAATAAAAGTTATGCTAGATATCAGATTGCTGTTTCCTAGTCTCAATCACCAGCTACCGATGTACAAACATAAATACAGTAATACGCCGCACAACATGGGTCAGCTACGCTCATGTAGATGAAAGCCAGCTTGCACAGgtgcagaggagagctgcaagGAGGAACAGTGTGTCTCTCTGGCGGACTGTGGATCGTGGAGGGGATGAGACAGCTGCTATAAGCCAAGAGACTACATTTGGTTCAAGAACAAAGGCAAGTAAACTCCTCAGGACTGGAAATAGGAAATTAGAAGGAAATTAGGAGGAAATTAGAAGGAAATTAGAAGGAAATTAGAAGGAAATTAGAAGGTggcggctgctgctgagcagtgatGCTCCAGGAAAACCTCTTTCCAGAACCGAGAGGGGAACAGCTATGTGGTCAGTTTTAAAGTGACGCTTGATCGGTGTGTTAAATGGTGTATATAACATGATTGCCTGAGATAGCAAAGCACTGGGCAGAATGAACCAGATGGTCAGCTTCAAGTCTTTTTCCTAACATTTGATTTACTGCAGGGTGATCAGGGTACAGACTCCAGTGCAattcaattttctttaataaactCCAGAGGATGGAAGTTcgagagatttatttttaagtcagtcTTTTTTAACGTCATGTGCTTTTCTTTAACAttgtactgttttattttaaaatacatctagTTTTTCCCCGTGTATTAGCTGCCCAGCTCTAAGCTAATCACATTGCTTTCGTTATGGTCAAGCTCAATTATCCTAAGGTGCAGTGATGTCTCTAATGCCCTGATCACATCTCCGCTGTGCTCATAGTTATCccaggggactgggagggatgCTGCCATTTGGGACTAATTTCTGAAGACTGAAGTATGTGCCCTACTACCTACCTCAATGCTTAAGGCTAACGTTTATGCTCTTCAACCACTGCCTAATCGCCAGAGAACTCCTGGAGGTAACATGCTTAAAATACGAATACAAGCCCTGCACTGTTAATACCAAGTGACCCTTCTCTACCCGTATTTCACGTTTTTCACTCTAAGACAATATAGTGAGAGTGAGATATCAGCCCTTTCCTGGACTACtacttttaaaatccaaattttaaaatgttttcagtaggCGATGTAGCAGGCGACACACAGCAGCTATATCTCAGAAATCCAGGATCACTTCCCAGCGTTTCACAGATGGAGGCACATGTTCCAGACTAATGACTTAGGTCTAAGATGAAACCCAGACATCCTCCATTCTCTCTCCTTGTTTCCTggatttctggaaagaaaatctgCGAGCCTAGGCTGGGAAGAGCTAGGGCCTAGTCTGGCCACATCAGTGAAGCGGGTGTCACATCACAGGGTGGTTTTTCTGCAGTATCTCAGCACACGCAAGTTCAACTGGTTCTTGTACTCTACTGGTGGATACCATCCCAGGCTTTCCTCATGGTAAGAGTGGCTCAGGGCAACCACAGGGGCATTAGGAAGGGAGTGGCAAGGTTTTGCAAGACCTTCTGGACCTGTGGTTTCAAACTTCACAGGACCCCTCACGGGAGGGGAGGTACCTGTTTGTACGCCACCGAGTTGACCAGCAATTTCGGCAACGGGTCAAAGTTTTTATGAATCTCACTTCATTTAATAGAATGGATGTAGAGCAGTGTATTGGATTTTAGGAAGACAAGTAAAAACACAGTGATATTTATACAATGACAGATATCAATAGCTGAAGGAAAGTAATGTCAAATTGCTGCGTAAGTGGAAGCTAAGAGatcatttctgtaaataaaaaagttgGATGGGATTCAAGCCTATAGCCAGAACAAACTTGTTTACTAATCAAGCAGGAATGCTGCAATAAATCCTCTACATTCTTGTTAATAATATCTCAAAGAAAATGTGTacgtctgtgtgtgtgtgcatgcttgTTCACCCTCAAATTGCCAGAACTTGAATGGACTGAGTCACAGGAAACCTGGCAACTTAAACCAAAGTACAGAACACCTAGGATGGTTACAGACTGCTATTTCCAAATCAAAGTTTCAGTTCATCATATTCAGAAGTACCAGGTACAAGAGGTTGATATGAAAAAAGGGCAATAAAACCTTTGGAGGACAGATATGGCTGCAGTTTTCCTATCATAGAGATGTTATCCAATTGGCAATACACAGCTGCGGTGGAGGGTATCTAGAGATATCAGATTTGGCCCGAATCAGAAAGCTTTTCTGAGCTTGCTAGAGAATATTTCCATAGACTTTCATCCTGCATTTTTCACCCAAGTCCTTACTGGGGCTCCTTGAAGATGAGGCCAGACAGGAACATCTCTGTAGTGCAGTCTCACAGACATGCACAATGGTTAGCAAATACAGCACGTAAGAACCTGCATTTGCTCAGTGAAAATTAATTGAATGTTAGAAAAACAACCATTGTACTGCATTACATCCAAACTAATAAACCCTATATCTGTCCTGGATATAAtccaatatctttttttatcaGCTTGTGCCTCTGCTGTATGTCTTTTACCGTCCTCTCCAGTAACATATTCAGTAGAGTAGATGCTCACCTGATTCactgcaggggtttttttagcactAACTATAATAATAAGTTACTGTATACAAGAGACTGCACTACAACcacatctctgaaaaaaagggAGCCATGAGTCCCTTTCATGCATAGGCCATGTGAGGCTTTGAGAACCAATTGCATTAAAACACCAAGGAAACTCAGCTCCTGCCTGTAGCCTGGGCACAGATATGAAGGTGACCATCAAAACACTGTCAAGATCACTTACAGAGCAAGCAAAGCAGCACGGCCTCAGACGTTTAAGAGCTGAGTAAAGCAGAAAACTACATAGCAAATTCAAGAAACAACTAAGAAAGTTTTTGAGGGTTCAGATGTTTCACTCCAGTGTCTCAGCTCCCTCTCAAGTCCCTTGCTAGCTGTCTCCCAACACCTCACGTCCTGATCGTCCTCAGGTACATTCCCATAATTTCCACGTGTGACAAGGAGAGCAGCTTGCTGGGAAAGGACCTCGGTCTGGCACGACTGCCCAGTCTCAGGAATCTCCTGGGTGACTTATTTAAATAGAGGATTGGCCCAGCAGGAGGTAACAAAATCCAAACAGCCTTAGATAGTTGCTCACATTTGAACCCCAGTGCTCAGAGTA
The DNA window shown above is from Grus americana isolate bGruAme1 chromosome 3, bGruAme1.mat, whole genome shotgun sequence and carries:
- the FHL5 gene encoding four and a half LIM domains protein 5, which translates into the protein MTSNHTDCHYCLQSLRGRKYALRDENAYCVACYDSLFANPCEECKQPIECNSKDLAYKGRHWHEGCFKCAKCSRSLVEKPFAAKDELLLCTECYSDEYSSKCFHCQKTIMPGSRKMEFKGSSWHESCFVCQYCRQPLGTKPLITKDNENYCVPCFEKQFAHHCYSCKKVITSGGVTYHDQPWHKECFVCAGCKTQLSGQRFISKDEYPYCVDCFSKLYAKKCSACKKPVTALGGAKFVSFEDRQWHGECFNCAKCSVSLVGQGFLTQQDDVLCHECGSAS